A segment of the Pirellulales bacterium genome:
CAAGATCACCGGACTCGATCAGCGCACCACGCCGCACACCCTGCGGCACAGCTTTGCCACGCATCTGTTGGATCGCGGCGCCGATATTCGCAGCGTGCAAGAACTGTTAGGTCACAAGAGCCTCAGCACCACGCAGATCTACACACACGTCAGCACGGCGAGTTTGCGCGCCGTCTACGAGCGTGCCCATCCCCGCGCGCGGTAGCTTGTTCAGGCTGCTATGCGCTTTCGGCGCGGCGTGGCGGCTCTTCCTGCTCAGCCGGCTTGCCTGGCGCCGCGGCCCCTTTGCGAACGGCGGGCTTCTTTGTGGGCATGCGGTGCGGCGGCGGTCCCGCCGGCCGAATCACCACCATCGCCATCACCGCCAACAGGGCGAAGAGCCCCAAGATCAGCAAAATGGTGGGTTGATCGAGCATGACATTGCGCCTGAGATGGGGCGGCGTCAAAAAGCGTCCGCGTCGCGTCGTTCCCATCGATTCTAAGAGGCGCCGGCGCCTGATGCTAGCAGCGCCAGCGACTACTTTAGCTCCTTCACAAACTCCTGAAATCGCGCCTCCAACAGCGGCAGGTTCTCCCCAAACACCTCTGTGAAGTCGTGCAACCGCTCGGCCGGCGTCCGCATGGCGAAATCGGGCAGGGCCGCCAGATGTTGCAAATATCGCGAGTACTTGCGCGGCTCGGTCTCCACCAGAAAGAAGCTCAACGCCCAGGCTTCGGCATAGGCATTTTGCGTGTCGTGCTCAAAGCGGCGGTCGCTGCTTAACAGTTGCGCCAGTGAGTCCGCTTTTCGTCCGCGCGACTGAAATCGTCGGAACGACGCCAATTGGCTGCGATTGATGCGGTCCTCTAGGTTCTGCTGCGCCCGAGAGTTCCAAACCCCCTGCGCCTCGAACAGCATCGCCAGCCCCTCCACCGCCCAGCGCGGCTGCTCGGCGAAGCGCGAGTGAATGCCGGTGTTGAAGGCGGTTTGGTGCGTCGCCTCGTGAATGATCGTTTCGGCGTTGGTATGCCAGTCAGAGTCGCCTTTGCGCGTGTCGTACAACGCCACGCGGTTCGAAACTGGCGAGTAGTAGCCCAATACGTTGGCGGGCACCTGCCGCCCTTCGCGCGCGGCGTAGCCGCGAAACGCCTGATGATTCGGAAACACCACGGCGACCAAGGGGAAAGTCGGATCCTTCACCCGGAATCCGCGTACGGCAAAGTAGTGCACAAAGGAGCGATACAGTTCTTCAAATCGCTCTGCCCACAGGTTCTTCTGTCCTGCCGGATAGGCCACCAGATAGCGACCTGTGCCCGTCACTTCAAACTCGCGACCCAACTCGGATTGCAGTTGGCTGC
Coding sequences within it:
- a CDS encoding DUF1570 domain-containing protein codes for the protein MIRAGCGRLAALCCLISLFGPGNAVAIDASRGLLELRLGTTRIEGMPLAWSKQRVFLLARDGRMWDFPPGEAEDFQKLPGRFSSYSAGVMRSQLQSELGREFEVTGTGRYLVAYPAGQKNLWAERFEELYRSFVHYFAVRGFRVKDPTFPLVAVVFPNHQAFRGYAAREGRQVPANVLGYYSPVSNRVALYDTRKGDSDWHTNAETIIHEATHQTAFNTGIHSRFAEQPRWAVEGLAMLFEAQGVWNSRAQQNLEDRINRSQLASFRRFQSRGRKADSLAQLLSSDRRFEHDTQNAYAEAWALSFFLVETEPRKYSRYLQHLAALPDFAMRTPAERLHDFTEVFGENLPLLEARFQEFVKELK